One window from the genome of Echinicola vietnamensis DSM 17526 encodes:
- a CDS encoding co-chaperone GroES, translated as MRLTEDNKLKKLVVVGDRVLIKLKKANEKTSSGLYLPPGVQEKEKVQQGYIMKAGPGYPIPMHVEEDEPWKEKDENIRYVPLQAKEGDLAIFLLNGAHEVIYEGEKFYIVSQSAILMLEREEEL; from the coding sequence ATGCGTTTGACAGAAGACAATAAATTGAAAAAATTGGTGGTCGTGGGAGACCGGGTGTTAATCAAGCTCAAAAAGGCAAATGAGAAAACTTCCAGTGGTTTATACCTGCCACCAGGGGTACAGGAAAAAGAGAAGGTACAGCAAGGCTATATCATGAAAGCTGGTCCTGGTTATCCCATTCCCATGCATGTAGAAGAGGATGAGCCTTGGAAAGAGAAAGATGAGAATATCCGTTATGTGCCTTTGCAGGCCAAAGAGGGTGATTTGGCTATATTTCTATTAAACGGGGCACATGAAGTCATCTATGAGGGAGAGAAGTTTTACATTGTTTCGCAAAGTGCCATTTTGATGCTGGAGCGGGAAGAGGAGCTTTGA